In Roseofilum casamattae BLCC-M143, the following proteins share a genomic window:
- a CDS encoding heavy metal-responsive transcriptional regulator — protein MGSSTQIFLKIGEVAAQSGVPIKTIRYYEQLGLLTIAHRTEGNFRLFNESAISRLAFIKRLQALGLSLQEIGECLTIYDDGCLPCENIQQKLQERVTKIDRQVTELIQLRGELTNLLQEWSLAPNQQDGIICPNLEV, from the coding sequence ATGGGGAGCAGCACGCAAATATTTTTAAAGATTGGGGAAGTCGCCGCTCAAAGCGGAGTACCCATTAAAACCATTCGCTATTACGAACAACTGGGCTTGTTAACCATTGCCCATCGCACGGAAGGAAACTTTCGCCTCTTTAACGAAAGTGCGATTAGCCGCCTCGCCTTTATTAAACGCTTGCAAGCTTTAGGTCTCAGCTTACAGGAAATTGGAGAATGTTTAACCATTTATGATGATGGTTGTCTGCCTTGCGAGAACATTCAGCAAAAACTACAAGAACGAGTGACTAAAATCGATCGCCAAGTGACCGAACTCATACAACTGAGAGGAGAGTTAACCAATCTCTTGCAAGAGTGGTCCCTTGCTCCTAACCAACAAGATGGGATTATTTGTCCTAACTTAGAGGTTTAG
- a CDS encoding SRPBCC family protein, whose amino-acid sequence MPQVFQQSIDIRANATQVERCFTELDLMHQWLNPMLECQPIGQWSTQMGSQSRFTIKIPLIQPTLTSTVIDREPGLVVWQFQGFFQGCDRWECQPIDRGTHLINRFEFTIPNPLIQFGFDRFAASWTQEDMNAQLRRLQQVAQRL is encoded by the coding sequence ATGCCCCAAGTCTTCCAGCAATCTATTGATATTAGAGCCAATGCCACTCAAGTGGAGCGCTGTTTTACCGAATTAGACTTAATGCACCAATGGCTCAACCCCATGCTCGAATGCCAACCCATCGGACAATGGAGCACTCAAATGGGCAGTCAATCCCGATTTACGATTAAAATTCCCCTCATTCAACCTACCCTTACCAGCACTGTTATCGATCGCGAACCCGGATTAGTCGTTTGGCAATTTCAGGGCTTTTTTCAAGGATGCGATCGCTGGGAATGTCAACCCATTGATAGAGGAACTCATCTAATTAACCGCTTTGAGTTTACGATTCCCAATCCTTTAATTCAATTTGGTTTCGATCGATTTGCTGCCTCCTGGACTCAAGAAGACATGAATGCACAATTACGCCGTCTCCAACAGGTTGCCCAACGGCTTTAA
- a CDS encoding serine/threonine-protein kinase translates to MSYCVNPVCPNPENSPNALVCAACGSKLLLRDRYKSSKLLGQGGFGATFLAQNTSLPGHPYCVIKQLRPASTSPQTLQMARELFRREAKTLGKIGNHPQLPGLLDYFETEQEFYLVQEYVSGGTLSREVKKGGPFTEAGVKQFLSELLPVIEYIHGNQVIHRDIKPANLIRRNQDKKLVLIDFGAVKDQVNPTVVDNSSEQTALTAFAIGTPGYAPPEQMALRPVYASDIYAVGVTAIFLLTGKSPKDLGYDPSTGEILWERQVQVSDHLTRVLKKMLEGSVKHRYQSARDILKALELEPYMDSLAQSMLTNRPKPPAQETSFRPTGRNTGGSSGGYRSRFGVSMRSRQSRTRSSFQPPTPPPTEVSSGPTSGTSAGNNKPKIPTRMKETELITYYAKGRRDFVDHDLSALSLQEMVLSEANFRECKFVKTDFTRANLYRSDFTKARLKQTILRDANLSRAYLNYANLEGADLRGADLSYAYLSGANLTGANLCGANLTGAKVSEQQLKRAKTNWRTVLPKK, encoded by the coding sequence ATGAGCTACTGCGTTAACCCAGTTTGTCCAAATCCAGAAAATTCTCCCAATGCTTTAGTGTGCGCGGCATGTGGCTCGAAGTTATTGCTACGAGACCGCTACAAGAGTTCAAAATTGTTAGGGCAAGGTGGATTTGGGGCAACTTTTCTGGCTCAAAATACCAGTCTACCCGGCCATCCCTATTGCGTAATTAAGCAACTACGCCCAGCCTCAACCTCTCCGCAAACGTTGCAGATGGCTCGGGAGTTGTTTCGGCGGGAAGCGAAAACCTTGGGGAAAATTGGCAATCATCCCCAACTTCCGGGCTTGCTCGACTATTTTGAAACGGAACAGGAGTTCTATCTGGTTCAAGAATATGTGAGCGGCGGAACCTTAAGCCGAGAAGTGAAGAAGGGGGGGCCGTTTACCGAGGCGGGGGTGAAGCAGTTTCTCAGCGAGTTGTTACCCGTGATCGAGTATATTCATGGGAATCAGGTGATTCATCGCGATATTAAACCGGCGAACTTGATTCGTCGCAATCAGGATAAGAAATTAGTGTTGATTGATTTTGGTGCGGTGAAAGATCAGGTGAATCCGACGGTTGTCGATAATAGTTCGGAGCAAACGGCCCTGACTGCGTTTGCCATTGGTACCCCAGGGTATGCTCCACCGGAACAAATGGCCCTGCGTCCGGTGTATGCGAGCGATATATATGCCGTTGGCGTGACTGCAATTTTTTTATTGACAGGTAAGTCGCCGAAGGATTTGGGGTACGATCCGTCTACGGGGGAAATTCTCTGGGAGCGACAGGTGCAGGTGAGCGACCATTTAACTCGGGTGCTGAAGAAGATGCTGGAAGGGTCGGTGAAGCATCGCTACCAGTCGGCAAGGGACATTCTCAAGGCCCTGGAGTTAGAACCCTATATGGATAGTTTGGCTCAGAGCATGTTGACCAATCGTCCGAAACCCCCAGCTCAAGAGACTTCTTTTCGCCCGACTGGTCGCAATACGGGAGGCTCTTCCGGAGGGTATCGATCTCGGTTTGGGGTATCGATGCGATCGCGCCAATCAAGAACGCGATCGTCCTTTCAACCGCCTACCCCTCCACCCACAGAAGTGAGTTCCGGACCCACATCGGGAACCAGTGCTGGAAACAACAAGCCGAAAATTCCCACGCGGATGAAAGAGACGGAGTTAATTACTTATTATGCGAAAGGACGGCGAGATTTTGTCGATCACGATTTAAGTGCTTTGAGTCTGCAAGAAATGGTACTATCCGAAGCTAATTTCCGCGAATGCAAGTTCGTAAAAACGGATTTTACTCGCGCTAATTTATATCGTTCTGATTTTACGAAAGCGCGATTAAAACAAACGATTTTGCGCGATGCCAATCTCAGTCGCGCTTATCTGAATTATGCCAATTTGGAAGGAGCAGATTTGCGCGGAGCGGATTTGAGTTATGCCTATTTGAGTGGAGCGAATTTAACTGGGGCAAATTTGTGTGGGGCGAATTTAACCGGAGCTAAGGTAAGCGAGCAGCAGTTGAAGCGAGCAAAGACCAATTGGCGAACGGTTTTACCAAAGAAATAG
- a CDS encoding NUDIX hydrolase: protein MGRLWQIFQTVLGLLFRHPLVGVSIVPVLPDNRIILVQRKDDNSWGLPGGLVDWGETIAEAAAREVTEETGLQVVAIRRLVGVYSAPDRDPRLHSVCILVEARVEGAIAIQDTLEIQAVQAYERDNLPQGKLSHDHRQQVDDYLQGKTTLA, encoded by the coding sequence ATGGGTCGTCTCTGGCAAATCTTTCAAACCGTTCTCGGATTGCTCTTTCGTCATCCTCTCGTCGGGGTGAGCATTGTGCCAGTTCTTCCCGATAATCGGATTATCTTGGTGCAGCGTAAGGACGATAATTCTTGGGGACTTCCCGGTGGCTTAGTAGATTGGGGAGAAACGATCGCAGAAGCTGCCGCTCGTGAAGTTACTGAAGAAACTGGTTTACAGGTAGTAGCAATTCGCCGATTAGTTGGAGTATATTCCGCACCCGATCGCGATCCGAGGCTGCATTCGGTTTGTATTTTAGTCGAAGCGCGCGTTGAAGGAGCGATCGCGATCCAAGATACCCTAGAAATCCAAGCCGTACAAGCCTACGAGCGCGACAACCTACCCCAAGGAAAACTGTCCCACGATCATCGCCAACAAGTGGATGATTATTTGCAAGGCAAAACTACCCTCGCTTAA
- the thrC gene encoding threonine synthase, whose amino-acid sequence MAQTPANSEGRSIWKGLIETYRSYLPVTEDTPVVTLLEGNTPLIPVPAIASQIGKDVRVWVKYDGLNPTGSFKDRGMTMAVSKAKEQGAKAVICASTGNTSAAAAAYAKRAGLKAFVIIPDGYVALGKLAQALLYGAEVLAIKGNFDRALSIVREVSEQYPVTLVNSVNPYRLEGQKTGAFELVDVLGDAPDWLCIPVGNAGNITAYWMGFGEYHQQQKCTKLPKMMGFQAAGSAPIIAGVAIEHPETIATAIRIGNPASWQRAIAAQQASGGEFNAVSDEEILHAYRLLASEEGIFCEPASAASVAGLLKVKDRVPEGTKIVCVLTGNGLKDPDTAIEHSNNPCKQGIEANLRSVAAAMGF is encoded by the coding sequence ATGGCTCAAACCCCTGCTAACTCCGAGGGACGCAGTATTTGGAAAGGATTAATAGAAACCTATCGCTCCTATCTTCCCGTAACTGAGGATACTCCCGTTGTTACTCTCCTCGAAGGCAACACCCCCCTCATACCGGTTCCGGCGATCGCGTCACAAATTGGTAAGGATGTACGAGTCTGGGTAAAATATGACGGTCTGAATCCTACCGGTAGCTTCAAAGACCGAGGGATGACCATGGCGGTCTCGAAAGCAAAGGAACAGGGCGCGAAAGCGGTGATTTGCGCGAGCACGGGAAATACGTCCGCCGCTGCTGCTGCCTATGCCAAACGGGCAGGACTGAAAGCATTTGTGATTATTCCCGACGGCTATGTGGCTCTGGGAAAACTGGCACAAGCGTTGCTCTATGGGGCTGAAGTTCTGGCAATTAAAGGAAATTTCGATCGCGCTCTCTCCATTGTCCGCGAAGTTTCCGAACAGTATCCGGTGACCTTGGTAAATTCAGTCAATCCTTATCGTTTGGAAGGACAGAAAACGGGAGCCTTTGAACTGGTTGATGTGTTGGGCGATGCTCCGGACTGGCTGTGTATTCCGGTGGGTAATGCGGGCAATATTACTGCCTACTGGATGGGATTTGGGGAATACCATCAGCAGCAAAAATGCACTAAACTGCCGAAGATGATGGGATTTCAGGCGGCAGGTTCGGCACCTATTATTGCTGGGGTTGCCATTGAGCATCCGGAAACTATTGCTACAGCCATTCGCATTGGTAACCCGGCGAGCTGGCAACGGGCGATCGCCGCTCAACAAGCTAGTGGCGGAGAGTTTAATGCGGTGAGCGATGAGGAAATTCTCCATGCTTATCGCCTCTTAGCCTCAGAAGAAGGGATTTTCTGCGAACCTGCTTCTGCGGCTTCAGTGGCTGGATTATTGAAAGTGAAAGACCGAGTTCCTGAAGGTACGAAGATTGTCTGCGTCCTCACGGGAAATGGTTTGAAAGATCCCGATACTGCGATCGAGCATAGTAATAATCCCTGCAAGCAAGGCATTGAAGCGAATTTGCGATCGGTGGCTGCTGCTATGGGATTTTAG
- a CDS encoding chromophore lyase CpcT/CpeT, with translation MTHATDIVTLARWMAADFSNQEQAFENPPFFAHIRVCMRPLPFELLDSISLYLEQAYHLDVNQPYRTRVLKFVMQNGRIEVENHKIVGEEEFHGASRDRDRLQGLTSDRIEKLNGCTFQVEWTGTSFKAQVEPGRGCIVVRKGKTTYLDSSFEVSEAGLISLDRGCDIETGERVWGSIAGPFEFVRWDDFASEVSSA, from the coding sequence ATGACTCATGCAACCGATATTGTCACTCTAGCGCGGTGGATGGCCGCTGATTTTAGCAATCAAGAGCAAGCATTTGAAAATCCACCCTTTTTTGCCCATATTCGCGTCTGTATGCGACCGCTACCGTTCGAGCTACTCGATAGCATTAGTTTATATCTGGAACAAGCATATCATTTAGATGTTAACCAACCCTATCGAACTCGCGTGCTTAAGTTTGTCATGCAAAATGGACGAATTGAAGTGGAAAATCATAAAATAGTTGGTGAAGAAGAGTTTCACGGTGCCTCTCGCGATCGCGATCGTTTGCAAGGGTTAACCTCCGACCGAATTGAGAAACTAAACGGTTGCACGTTCCAAGTGGAATGGACGGGAACCAGTTTTAAAGCGCAAGTGGAACCCGGACGCGGTTGTATTGTGGTGCGTAAGGGAAAAACAACCTATCTCGATAGTAGTTTTGAGGTGAGCGAAGCGGGATTAATTAGTTTAGATCGCGGTTGCGATATTGAAACTGGGGAGCGCGTTTGGGGATCGATCGCCGGGCCGTTTGAGTTTGTGCGCTGGGACGATTTTGCGAGCGAAGTTTCCTCAGCTTAA
- a CDS encoding adenylate/guanylate cyclase domain-containing protein, protein MAKLSIRFKAIPLRLVLTIPFLLQVLAIAGLIAGLSYRMGRHAVQDLAMELQQEVSDRIEQELTHYLEVPHQVNRINADAIRIGVLDLDDLPSLERHLWYQMQQFPTVSYIGIGTETGYYVGAYRYSETEIDLQVLPVPNSPLETWIAGDKGKRQSLARTSKNNYNVKERPWYTSAARSKKPVWSEIYTYFSEPELSISANEPIYSDRGDLIAVASSDLLLDDMSEFLQQLKIGTSGIAFIVEKNSFLVATSIEEELLRESTDGRDDLERISVGESTNKLTREAVAQAIDRFGSLDNLDEQKSFVITIDGERHFVHSKPIFDERGIDLSIFVVIRELDFIQQIRDVARINIILTFVFVAIFIILGLITAKLISRPIQRLSQATKALAEGEFNRKVEMKGIAEVETLSAAFNQMADRLKSSFETLEERVSERTAELENEKEKSEKLLLNILPKAIADRLKVDRRAIAEHYSDVTILFADIVGFTPLSAKLSPIDLVNLLNQIFSAFDELALHYDLEKIKTIGDAYMVVGGLPIPRDDHAEAIANMALAMQRVVSQFEVEGCDSFQIRIGINTGPVVSGVIGLKKFVYDLWGDAVNVASRMESSGLPGQIQVTQATYERLQHCYELEERGIISVKGKGEMITYWLQGKKNKANRDRLTGDS, encoded by the coding sequence ATGGCTAAACTATCCATCCGCTTCAAAGCCATTCCCCTACGCCTGGTACTCACGATACCTTTTTTGCTGCAAGTTTTAGCGATCGCGGGCTTAATTGCCGGACTCTCCTATCGTATGGGACGACATGCAGTACAAGATTTAGCTATGGAACTCCAACAGGAGGTGAGCGATCGCATCGAGCAAGAATTAACTCACTATTTAGAAGTTCCCCATCAAGTAAATCGAATTAATGCCGATGCCATTCGCATTGGCGTTTTAGATTTAGACGATCTCCCCAGTTTGGAGCGCCATTTATGGTATCAAATGCAGCAATTTCCTACGGTGAGTTATATCGGGATTGGTACGGAAACCGGATATTATGTTGGTGCTTATCGCTATAGCGAAACCGAAATCGATCTGCAAGTTCTTCCCGTTCCCAATAGTCCTTTAGAAACCTGGATCGCTGGAGACAAAGGCAAGCGCCAAAGCCTTGCTCGCACGTCTAAAAATAACTATAATGTTAAAGAGCGCCCCTGGTATACGAGTGCCGCTCGCTCGAAAAAGCCGGTCTGGAGCGAAATTTATACTTACTTTTCCGAACCCGAATTATCGATTTCAGCCAATGAACCGATTTATAGCGATCGCGGAGACCTAATTGCCGTTGCCAGCTCCGATTTGCTGTTAGATGACATGAGCGAGTTTTTACAACAATTAAAAATTGGTACTTCTGGTATTGCTTTTATTGTGGAAAAAAACAGTTTTCTAGTCGCAACTTCAATCGAAGAAGAATTGTTAAGAGAATCAACAGACGGGCGAGATGATTTAGAGCGAATTTCCGTTGGCGAAAGCACAAATAAGTTAACCCGAGAAGCAGTTGCTCAAGCCATCGATCGCTTTGGATCGTTAGACAATTTAGACGAGCAGAAAAGTTTTGTCATTACAATTGATGGCGAACGACATTTCGTTCATTCCAAGCCAATATTTGACGAGCGCGGAATCGATCTTTCGATCTTCGTCGTTATCCGCGAGCTTGATTTTATTCAACAAATCAGAGATGTGGCTCGAATTAATATTATATTGACATTTGTTTTTGTCGCTATTTTTATTATTTTGGGTTTAATTACAGCGAAATTAATCAGCCGACCCATCCAACGACTCAGTCAAGCAACGAAAGCATTAGCAGAAGGTGAGTTTAATCGAAAAGTGGAGATGAAAGGAATTGCAGAAGTAGAAACCTTATCGGCTGCATTTAATCAAATGGCCGACCGTTTAAAGTCGTCATTTGAAACATTGGAAGAGAGAGTAAGCGAACGAACGGCGGAGTTAGAAAATGAAAAGGAGAAATCCGAGAAACTTTTGCTGAATATTCTGCCAAAAGCCATTGCCGATCGCCTCAAAGTAGATCGGCGCGCGATCGCCGAACATTATAGCGATGTTACTATTCTTTTTGCCGATATTGTCGGGTTTACACCGCTCTCAGCCAAACTTTCTCCCATCGATCTGGTTAATCTGCTCAATCAGATTTTTTCTGCCTTTGACGAGCTAGCATTACACTACGATTTAGAGAAAATTAAAACTATTGGCGATGCTTATATGGTGGTGGGTGGATTGCCGATTCCCAGAGACGACCATGCGGAGGCCATTGCCAATATGGCCTTAGCGATGCAAAGAGTCGTGAGTCAATTTGAGGTGGAAGGATGTGACTCATTTCAAATTAGAATTGGCATTAATACCGGTCCGGTAGTTTCAGGAGTAATTGGCTTGAAAAAGTTTGTTTATGATTTGTGGGGAGATGCCGTTAATGTTGCCTCGCGGATGGAATCTTCCGGACTTCCCGGTCAGATTCAAGTAACTCAAGCGACCTATGAAAGGCTACAGCACTGCTATGAACTAGAAGAGCGAGGTATAATTTCAGTGAAAGGGAAAGGAGAAATGATAACCTATTGGTTGCAAGGGAAAAAGAATAAAGCGAACCGCGATAGACTGACGGGAGATTCATGA
- a CDS encoding Crp/Fnr family transcriptional regulator, with protein sequence MNYQQFSAFNNLQPEEIKDFVRAGKPGKIAAGKPLFKQQMLSRQIVFVLEGTVQISINTPNGAEILSTIAAPTILGEIGFFSGEPSSANVTSVTSVRVLALEFETLRDRLLQGDAVAAMVLLNMSQALAKRAANMTRQLSELYAAREEIESQDSQIQQASSSIFGEWSFL encoded by the coding sequence ATGAACTATCAACAGTTTTCAGCCTTTAACAATTTGCAGCCGGAAGAAATTAAAGACTTTGTCCGCGCTGGGAAACCAGGAAAAATCGCCGCTGGAAAACCCCTATTTAAGCAACAGATGCTCTCTCGGCAGATTGTTTTTGTCCTCGAAGGAACAGTACAAATTTCCATCAATACTCCCAACGGCGCAGAAATTCTTTCGACGATCGCAGCTCCGACTATCCTCGGCGAAATTGGCTTTTTCAGCGGGGAACCGAGTTCGGCGAACGTCACGAGCGTTACCTCAGTGCGCGTGCTGGCCCTGGAGTTCGAGACCTTGCGCGATCGCCTGCTGCAAGGAGATGCAGTAGCTGCGATGGTTCTGTTAAATATGTCCCAAGCTTTAGCCAAACGAGCGGCAAACATGACGCGCCAACTCTCGGAGTTATACGCCGCTCGAGAGGAGATTGAAAGCCAAGACTCTCAAATTCAACAAGCGAGCAGCAGCATCTTTGGCGAGTGGAGTTTCCTCTAA